Within the Bacillus sp. FSL K6-3431 genome, the region TGCGTAATGATACGATACTTGTGACTGTTATGTATGGTAATAATGAAGTTGGATCGATTCAGCCTATAAAAAAAATTGGTGAATTATTAGGAAATCATCCAGCATTATTTCATACAGATGCTGTCCAAGCGTATGGTAGTATACAGATTGATGTGAAAGAATTGGGTGTTGATTTACTTTCTGTTTCCGCTCATAAAATGAATGGACCAAAAGGTATCGGCTTTTTATATATAAAATCTGGTTCGAAAATCTCACCAGGAGCATATGGTGGAGAGCAAGAATTAAAAAGACGTGCAGGGACTGAAAATCTAGTTTCTATTGCTGGATTTGCAGAGGCCGTCCGAATCATGCTAGGGACACAGGATGAAAAAAACAATAGGAATAGGCAGTATAAAGATCAATTTTTAAATGTATTAACGAGTGAAAAAGTTGATTTTACAATAAATGGATCTTGTGAAGATAATTTGCCACATGTACTCAATTTAAGTTTCTCTGGAACGGATGTAGAAGCCCTATTGGTAAACTTGGATATGGCAGGTGTTGCTGCATCCAGCGGATCAGCTTGTACAGCAGGCTCTATTGAACCGTCACATGTGCTTGTAGCGATGTTTGGTGCCAATTCAGAGCGGACTAGAAGTTCAGTGCGCTTTAGTTTTGGCCTAGGAAATACCTGTGAAGAGATTGTGGAAGCGGCTGAAATAACTGCAAAGATTGTTAAAAGGCTTAGGAGTTGAAAGGAAGAGGAGCAATATGATTAAAGCACCACAAGATACAAGGGTAGTAGTTGGCATGTCAGGAGGAGTTGATTCTTCTGTGGCGGCACTTTTATTAAAAGAACAGGGCTATGATGTGATCGGGATTTTTATGAAAAACTGGGACGATACGGATGAAAATGGCGTCTGTACTGCGACAGAAGATTATAATGACGTGATTCGCGTTTGTAACCAAATCGGCATCCCATATTATGCTGTCAATTTTGAAAAACAATATTGGGATAAAGTATTTACTTATTTCCTTGATGAATATAAAGCTGGGCGCACGCCGAACCCAGATGTGATGTGCAATAAAGAAATTAAATTTAAAGCATTCCTAGAACACGCGATGAAGCTTGGAGCGGATTACCTCGCCACTGGACATTATGCTCGTGTAGACGACGTAGATGGCGAAGTGAAGATGCTGAGAGGCATCGATACTAATAAGGATCAAACCTACTTTTTAAATCAGCTCAGCCAAGCCCAGCTTGAAAAAGTGATGTTCCCAATTGGTAATATCGATAAAAAGCATGTTCGTGAAATTGCAAAAGAAGCTGGACTAGCAACAGCGGCGAAAAAAGATAGTACTGGTATCTGCTTTATTGGAGAGCGTAATTTCAAAGAATTTCTAAGCGGTTATTTACCAGCGCAAAAAGGGATAATGACAACTCTAGTAGGAGAAAAAATCGGTAATCATGATGGACTGATGTATTATACGATCGGTCAGCGCCACGGGCTTGGAATTGGTGGAGCAGGCGACCCTTGGTTCGTTGTCGGTAAAGATTTGGAAAAGAATGTACTTTATGTAGAACAAGGCTTTGACCACCCATCCCTTTATTCTGATTCTATCACAGCTGTTAACATCAGCTGGGTATCAGATAGGGCTAAGCCTGATACATTTGTTTGTACGGCTAAATTTCGTTATCGCCAACCTGATGAGGAAGTGGAAGTTCGCCTTCTTCCAAACGGTGACGTAAACGTAATATTTGCAAATCCAGTTAGAGCTGTTACACCGGGACAGGCAGTTGTTTTCTATAAAGGGGAAGAATGCCTAGGTGGAGGAACAATTGATAAAGTGTATAAAAAAGAACAAATGCTTACGTACGTAGGCTAATACTTAGGCTGCTCATAAAATCCATGGGCAGCTTTTTTATTGGGGAGTCAATGGCGGTTTATAAATTAGCCGAAGCACTGCGAGCCTATTAGAAAGGTGAATTGGCAAACAAATAGCTGCATTGCCATGACGCATAGAAAGATCGGTTTTTCATTGTCTAAATGATTAATTATGTAGCAACTTTGCAACAAGATCACCAGATTGCTTT harbors:
- a CDS encoding cysteine desulfurase family protein; its protein translation is MKRIYLDHAATSPVHPAVIEKITTVMGSTFGNPSSIHSYGRAARHVLDEARSTIADSIHAQYAEIIFTSGGTEADNLGIIGAAHANKHKGKHIITTEIEHHAVLHSCQYLEREGFDVTYLLPDESGVIRVDDIKKALRNDTILVTVMYGNNEVGSIQPIKKIGELLGNHPALFHTDAVQAYGSIQIDVKELGVDLLSVSAHKMNGPKGIGFLYIKSGSKISPGAYGGEQELKRRAGTENLVSIAGFAEAVRIMLGTQDEKNNRNRQYKDQFLNVLTSEKVDFTINGSCEDNLPHVLNLSFSGTDVEALLVNLDMAGVAASSGSACTAGSIEPSHVLVAMFGANSERTRSSVRFSFGLGNTCEEIVEAAEITAKIVKRLRS
- the mnmA gene encoding tRNA 2-thiouridine(34) synthase MnmA, which gives rise to MIKAPQDTRVVVGMSGGVDSSVAALLLKEQGYDVIGIFMKNWDDTDENGVCTATEDYNDVIRVCNQIGIPYYAVNFEKQYWDKVFTYFLDEYKAGRTPNPDVMCNKEIKFKAFLEHAMKLGADYLATGHYARVDDVDGEVKMLRGIDTNKDQTYFLNQLSQAQLEKVMFPIGNIDKKHVREIAKEAGLATAAKKDSTGICFIGERNFKEFLSGYLPAQKGIMTTLVGEKIGNHDGLMYYTIGQRHGLGIGGAGDPWFVVGKDLEKNVLYVEQGFDHPSLYSDSITAVNISWVSDRAKPDTFVCTAKFRYRQPDEEVEVRLLPNGDVNVIFANPVRAVTPGQAVVFYKGEECLGGGTIDKVYKKEQMLTYVG